Proteins encoded within one genomic window of Thioploca ingrica:
- a CDS encoding cytochrome c, translating to MNSFGRAFKLKGYTLTESELSSFGDDDENGSAEKRPVPVAGMLVLSASKTKNKDATGTVDLNKDGDVVVQQASLFTGGRITKNLGAFVQATYDGVEHHTALDITDIRYAMRQRLSDKDLTWGVTLNNDPSAQDVWNSTPTWGYPYTSSSVAPTPAAATQIEGGLAQQVGGLGVYGLWDNWLYGELSLYWQGKTGLFRPLTAGTTVSSLTKGVTPYWRLAVQQDWDKHYLAVGLLGMITKLYPEDMDSGPADKFRDIGIDAQYQFTSDKHIISAQADWIDEKQTWEASFPAEATANPDTSLKSFHLKGSYYYDHLVGGTLGFFATTGSADSGLYAPDPVEGSLAGKPDSRGMILELNMMPKQWTRLGLQYTAYSKFNGSKDNYDGSGRPASDNNTWYLYSWLMF from the coding sequence AGCGACCGGTGCCCGTGGCTGGGATGCTGGTGCTGTCTGCTAGCAAGACCAAGAATAAAGACGCCACTGGCACCGTCGACTTGAATAAAGATGGCGATGTGGTTGTTCAGCAAGCCAGCCTGTTTACTGGCGGACGCATTACCAAGAACCTGGGCGCATTCGTGCAAGCGACTTACGATGGCGTGGAGCACCATACCGCCCTGGATATTACCGATATTCGCTATGCCATGCGCCAGCGCTTGAGCGACAAAGACCTTACTTGGGGTGTTACCCTTAACAACGATCCCAGCGCGCAAGATGTGTGGAATAGTACGCCCACTTGGGGCTATCCATATACTTCTTCCAGTGTCGCCCCGACTCCCGCCGCCGCGACTCAGATTGAGGGTGGGCTTGCGCAGCAGGTTGGCGGACTGGGCGTATATGGTTTGTGGGACAATTGGCTGTATGGCGAACTCAGCCTTTACTGGCAGGGCAAGACCGGGCTGTTCCGGCCCCTGACCGCTGGCACCACGGTTTCCTCCCTGACCAAAGGGGTAACACCTTACTGGCGGTTAGCAGTGCAGCAAGATTGGGATAAACATTATCTTGCCGTGGGCTTGCTTGGGATGATTACCAAACTGTATCCTGAAGACATGGATAGCGGTCCGGCCGATAAATTCAGGGATATAGGCATAGATGCCCAATACCAGTTTACTAGCGATAAGCATATCATCAGCGCTCAGGCCGATTGGATAGACGAAAAACAGACTTGGGAGGCCAGTTTTCCCGCTGAAGCCACCGCCAATCCCGATACCAGCCTGAAGAGTTTCCACCTCAAAGGCAGCTATTACTACGACCATTTAGTGGGAGGTACCCTGGGCTTTTTTGCGACTACCGGTAGCGCGGACAGCGGCCTTTATGCACCCGATCCGGTGGAAGGTAGCTTGGCCGGTAAACCCGATAGCCGAGGGATGATCCTGGAATTAAATATGATGCCCAAGCAATGGACCCGCTTGGGCTTGCAGTACACCGCCTACAGCAAATTTAACGGCAGTAAGGACAATTATGACGGTTCCGGCCGGCCGGCCTCGGACAATAATACTTGGTATCTATATTCTTGGCTGATGTTTTGA